One Clostridia bacterium DNA window includes the following coding sequences:
- a CDS encoding ABC transporter permease, which produces MEAFKASFVNEIEKMYKKKKAVVIVIISLVVIVLGQLAVIGVRNGLGLRAAGSTQFPILVLSLFVNTILPLFTALVTIDIFTGEFSQNSMKVIITRPVTRFKVFSSKIAAITFFVLANLFVVMLLSTVAGLLFNTNSLTPGGILRIILSYTVTALPVMTLALTITVFANIFKSGSAVFFLSILMFIVFKALGYVFSQYSSLFATSMLGWYNLWIANDIPVFKVFRLFLIMLGYAIMSFTAGFYLFDKRDL; this is translated from the coding sequence ATGGAAGCATTTAAGGCATCATTTGTCAACGAAATAGAAAAAATGTATAAAAAGAAAAAGGCCGTAGTAATAGTCATAATCTCTCTTGTAGTAATTGTCCTTGGACAGCTTGCAGTAATAGGAGTAAGAAACGGTTTGGGGCTAAGGGCGGCAGGCAGTACTCAGTTTCCCATCCTTGTACTTTCCCTCTTTGTGAATACAATACTGCCTCTTTTTACTGCTCTTGTTACAATAGATATTTTTACCGGAGAGTTTTCACAAAACAGCATGAAGGTCATTATTACACGACCCGTTACAAGGTTCAAGGTATTTTCATCCAAGATAGCTGCCATTACTTTCTTCGTCCTGGCAAACCTCTTTGTAGTAATGCTTTTATCTACTGTTGCAGGATTGCTTTTTAATACAAATTCACTGACACCCGGAGGGATTTTAAGGATAATCCTCTCATATACGGTTACTGCATTGCCTGTTATGACGCTGGCTTTGACAATTACAGTTTTTGCAAATATTTTCAAAAGCGGTTCTGCTGTCTTTTTCCTGTCCATACTGATGTTTATAGTATTTAAAGCTTTAGGTTATGTATTCTCCCAGTACTCAAGCCTGTTTGCCACCTCGATGCTGGGCTGGTACAACCTCTGGATAGCAAATGACATCCCTGTCTTTAAGGTGTTCAGACTGTTTCTTATAATGCTTGGATATGCTATAATGTCTTTTACAGCAGGATTTTACCTTTTTGATAAGAGAGACTTATAA
- a CDS encoding ABC transporter ATP-binding protein, with the protein MEKVLEIIDLNKVYKNNRGIRNVSLEIYRGDVFGFLGPNGAGKTTAMKIMTGLMEADSGDVKIFGHSINDSFEKAMQKVGCIIETVESYSYLTAYENLKQFSRYYSNVDNKRIDEVLEITGLLKYKSEKAKNFSLGMKQRLGIAAAILSRPELVILDEPLNGLDVEGMIEMRKLIKKLSEENNTTFFISSHLIHDVELTCNRIGIVIDGKILSVDYTENILKNHASLENYFISEVERNGSI; encoded by the coding sequence ATGGAGAAGGTTCTTGAAATAATTGATTTAAACAAGGTGTACAAAAATAATAGAGGAATAAGGAATGTCAGCCTTGAGATTTATAGAGGAGACGTTTTTGGTTTTCTTGGTCCAAACGGAGCAGGCAAAACTACAGCCATGAAGATAATGACAGGACTGATGGAGGCAGACAGCGGAGATGTAAAGATATTCGGACACAGCATAAATGATTCTTTTGAAAAAGCGATGCAGAAGGTGGGATGCATAATTGAGACCGTAGAATCCTACAGCTACCTGACCGCGTATGAAAACCTGAAGCAGTTTTCAAGATATTATAGCAATGTAGATAACAAGAGGATTGATGAAGTACTGGAAATAACAGGTCTCTTAAAATACAAGTCGGAAAAAGCAAAAAACTTTTCGCTCGGTATGAAGCAAAGACTGGGGATTGCTGCTGCAATCTTGTCCAGACCAGAGCTTGTCATACTTGATGAGCCTTTAAACGGCCTTGATGTGGAGGGTATGATAGAAATGAGAAAGCTGATAAAGAAGCTTTCGGAGGAAAATAATACAACCTTCTTCATTTCCAGCCATTTGATACATGATGTAGAACTTACCTGTAACAGGATCGGAATAGTAATAGACGGAAAAATCCTGAGTGTGGACTACACAGAGAATATTCTAAAGAATCATGCATCCTTGGAAAACTATTTTATAAGCGAGGTAGAAAGGAATGGAAGCATTTAA
- a CDS encoding ATP-binding protein, whose protein sequence is MKKYYAFIVIFLVFLVFISISCSYSYYDSPKISKGFIDLSGLDFKESAPVKLDGEWEFYWNKLLEPADIDSDSLLSGQKQFLNIPGYWNKSNYPSFGCATYKLVIKTKNENSLLAMRLPRVLSAYKLWINGKMLASRGEVSKDSAGSKDLSAPLTFVFYNDSNILEIVMQVSNFSDKNGGFTASMYLGDEKKILEAEDNQLILDMFLLGLIFIMGFYHFIVYIFHRKEISALLLAITCLIMEIRIITTGEAVLLQTGIISEIVLFKINYTLYGVAATAVVTFFYTLFPKEFPKKAIRLFQIFNLASALLMLCIGAATPVAFINFYLFAGVAQGVYTIYILILAHLHKREGASILLLGTTIFLLLILNDVLRSVQIIYTIVLSPVGLATLMFAQSVVLAMKSSQAAKKEMINAHLMETTKLSAMRVLIGGIAHNLKTPVMTVSLVKDELLGLVHEYSRAIDDQSYTSQDHREMASEMRSCVEGLTPTLEYVNKIIDTLKNQAVVLNTDFSGAFTVPELFENIKVLSEHEVNRNNCRLKTEAATNIKITGQLNSLLQVIYNLIVNAIHAYNGNGGTIELKAVQEGECVIFSVKDYGKGISKKIQQKLFKEMITDKGKNGTGFGLYISYSVIKSSFMGDMWFETKEDKGTTFFVKIPVKDTVSE, encoded by the coding sequence ATGAAAAAATATTATGCATTTATAGTTATTTTTTTAGTTTTCTTAGTTTTCATCAGTATATCTTGTTCATATTCTTATTATGACTCCCCAAAAATATCAAAAGGATTTATTGACTTAAGCGGATTGGACTTCAAAGAAAGTGCCCCTGTCAAGCTTGACGGAGAATGGGAGTTTTACTGGAACAAGCTTTTGGAGCCTGCCGATATTGACTCTGATTCCCTACTTTCCGGTCAAAAACAATTCCTGAATATTCCGGGATATTGGAACAAATCCAATTATCCATCCTTTGGTTGTGCTACCTATAAACTTGTTATTAAGACAAAGAATGAGAATAGCCTATTGGCTATGAGACTCCCAAGGGTTTTAAGCGCTTATAAGCTATGGATTAACGGAAAAATGCTTGCCTCACGTGGAGAAGTATCAAAAGATTCTGCCGGCAGCAAGGACCTGTCTGCTCCGTTAACTTTTGTCTTTTATAATGACAGCAACATACTTGAGATAGTTATGCAGGTGTCAAACTTCTCAGATAAAAATGGCGGATTTACTGCATCAATGTATTTGGGAGATGAGAAAAAGATCCTAGAGGCAGAAGATAATCAATTAATTCTGGATATGTTCCTATTAGGATTAATCTTCATAATGGGATTCTATCACTTCATCGTTTATATTTTTCATAGGAAGGAAATATCCGCATTATTGCTTGCAATAACATGCTTAATAATGGAAATAAGGATAATTACAACAGGAGAAGCCGTACTGCTGCAAACAGGTATTATAAGCGAAATTGTTTTATTCAAAATAAATTATACGCTTTATGGGGTGGCTGCTACAGCTGTTGTGACATTTTTCTATACTCTTTTCCCAAAAGAATTTCCCAAAAAGGCTATTAGGCTTTTTCAAATTTTCAACCTGGCTTCCGCTCTGCTAATGCTTTGTATCGGAGCTGCAACCCCTGTAGCTTTCATCAATTTTTACCTGTTTGCTGGTGTTGCTCAAGGGGTATACACAATATATATTCTCATTCTGGCACACCTCCACAAGCGTGAAGGCGCATCAATACTTCTGCTGGGCACAACAATTTTCCTGCTGCTTATTCTGAATGACGTACTGCGCTCCGTCCAAATAATATATACGATAGTTCTGTCGCCTGTGGGGCTTGCGACGCTGATGTTTGCCCAATCTGTTGTATTAGCAATGAAATCTTCTCAAGCCGCGAAAAAGGAAATGATAAACGCCCACCTTATGGAAACTACGAAGTTATCGGCAATGCGGGTTTTGATAGGAGGAATTGCCCATAATCTAAAAACACCTGTTATGACAGTGTCACTAGTAAAAGATGAACTTTTGGGACTCGTTCACGAATATTCACGAGCAATAGATGACCAGAGCTATACCAGCCAGGACCATCGCGAAATGGCATCTGAAATGCGCAGTTGCGTAGAGGGATTAACCCCGACACTGGAGTATGTAAACAAAATAATAGATACTTTAAAGAATCAGGCAGTAGTCCTCAATACAGATTTTAGCGGAGCCTTTACAGTACCTGAACTGTTTGAAAATATCAAGGTTCTTTCAGAGCATGAGGTAAACCGTAATAATTGCAGGCTGAAAACAGAAGCCGCAACCAATATAAAAATAACCGGCCAGCTAAATTCACTACTGCAAGTAATATATAATCTGATAGTAAACGCAATACATGCTTACAACGGGAACGGAGGCACTATTGAACTAAAAGCCGTCCAAGAAGGAGAATGCGTTATTTTCAGTGTAAAAGACTACGGAAAAGGAATATCAAAAAAAATCCAACAAAAGCTCTTTAAGGAAATGATAACCGATAAAGGTAAAAATGGCACAGGTTTCGGCCTTTATATATCTTACTCGGTAATAAAATCAAGCTTCATGGGTGATATGTGGTTTGAAACAAAAGAAGACAAAGGAACAACCTTCTTTGTAAAAATACCGGTAAAGGATACTGTCTCAGAATAA
- a CDS encoding HAD-IA family hydrolase, which yields MIKNLIFDFDGTIVNSKDLVIHLYNELAYENNYKKLSSSDIEYLINLPISERIKLLDIPIHKIPSLLFEVLNKYRKHIHSLHTADGIVDLLYALKAKGFRLGIISSNAAGTIREFLKKNDMDMFENIYSAKNVFGKHYAINSFMKKYRLEKEETFYVGDEIRDIISCKKSGVPIIAVTWGYDSRELLSGGNPDFIADHPAEILRIACNLQIPDHT from the coding sequence ATGATAAAAAACTTAATATTTGATTTTGATGGTACTATTGTCAACTCAAAAGATTTAGTTATCCATTTATACAATGAATTAGCCTACGAGAATAATTACAAAAAGCTGTCATCATCGGATATCGAATACTTAATTAACCTTCCTATATCAGAAAGAATCAAGCTTCTTGACATTCCTATTCACAAAATACCCTCCCTCCTTTTTGAAGTATTGAATAAGTACAGAAAACATATACACTCACTTCATACTGCCGATGGAATTGTAGATTTACTATATGCACTCAAAGCAAAAGGTTTCAGGCTTGGAATCATTTCATCAAATGCAGCAGGTACCATAAGAGAATTTCTTAAAAAAAATGACATGGATATGTTTGAAAACATTTATTCTGCCAAAAACGTTTTTGGGAAACATTACGCAATAAACAGTTTTATGAAAAAATACAGATTGGAAAAAGAAGAGACTTTTTATGTTGGAGATGAAATAAGGGACATAATATCCTGCAAAAAATCAGGAGTCCCAATAATAGCGGTAACATGGGGTTATGACTCAAGGGAGCTTTTATCTGGCGGAAATCCGGATTTTATAGCTGACCACCCGGCTGAAATACTACGTATAGCATGCAACTTGCAAATCCCGGATCATACATAA
- a CDS encoding response regulator, which yields MRKKYFIETNIDIKTKNSIHILLLDDDRTILDALKKKIEAVGYSCITTDNPSEAVNIISNQKIDLFIVDYFLIGCTGIDVVNKIRQFSKVYTILLTGFVTNMPYEIALGNYDIDSYSEKSADLKDLLMKIEIGAKSIIKNNIKNGLTFEERLRYLRELNGKTRDDVAQYLGVAKGTIGAYETGTARPDFEKLRMLVKYFNISFDSLLSD from the coding sequence ATGAGAAAAAAGTACTTTATAGAAACAAATATAGACATAAAAACAAAGAATAGTATACATATTTTGCTGCTGGATGATGACCGTACCATTCTCGATGCTTTAAAGAAAAAAATCGAGGCCGTAGGATATAGCTGCATTACTACTGATAATCCTAGCGAAGCGGTCAACATAATCAGCAATCAGAAAATTGATTTATTTATTGTGGATTATTTCTTAATTGGTTGTACAGGAATAGATGTAGTAAATAAAATAAGGCAGTTTTCAAAGGTATACACTATTTTGCTGACAGGCTTTGTAACCAATATGCCCTACGAAATCGCTCTTGGCAATTATGATATTGATTCATATTCTGAAAAAAGTGCCGATTTGAAGGATTTACTGATGAAAATAGAAATCGGTGCAAAAAGCATAATAAAAAATAATATAAAAAATGGTTTAACTTTTGAGGAGCGGCTGCGTTATTTAAGAGAGCTTAACGGGAAAACGCGGGATGATGTAGCCCAATACCTGGGTGTGGCTAAAGGTACCATAGGTGCATATGAAACAGGAACTGCCCGGCCTGATTTCGAAAAATTGAGAATGCTGGTGAAATATTTTAATATATCTTTTGATTCTCTATTATCAGATTAA
- a CDS encoding TetR/AcrR family transcriptional regulator gives MSLFEQQRVHIGKFILDTAVKMFREKGYENTTIDSITKEVGIAKGTFYNFYSSKQQILMKWAKKRFSQLDMSIAFHKDRSMEDNLFALAEFLANAIKDEEKLFSYFIKEVAKDYVYYANSKDFDFIGIFSNVVGSSKDYDEIVKTNVKVKIDVLNSSMFMGIVNWFNSKSHIDGLEGYLKEIIRVCLYGIKNGGV, from the coding sequence TTGTCTCTGTTTGAACAGCAAAGAGTGCATATAGGCAAATTTATACTTGATACGGCAGTTAAGATGTTTAGAGAAAAAGGTTATGAAAATACAACTATTGATTCTATTACTAAAGAAGTTGGTATTGCAAAAGGAACTTTTTATAATTTTTATTCATCGAAACAGCAGATACTTATGAAATGGGCAAAAAAAAGATTTAGCCAGCTGGACATGAGTATTGCATTTCACAAGGATAGAAGTATGGAAGATAATCTGTTTGCTCTTGCTGAATTTTTGGCAAATGCCATAAAAGACGAAGAAAAGCTTTTTAGCTACTTTATAAAAGAAGTAGCCAAAGATTATGTATATTATGCTAATAGTAAGGATTTTGACTTTATAGGTATATTTTCAAATGTCGTAGGTAGTTCAAAGGATTATGATGAAATAGTGAAGACAAATGTAAAAGTAAAAATAGACGTCTTGAATAGTTCCATGTTCATGGGTATTGTAAACTGGTTTAACTCCAAAAGCCATATAGATGGATTGGAAGGATATTTAAAAGAGATTATACGGGTATGCCTGTATGGAATAAAGAATGGGGGAGTATGA
- a CDS encoding ABC transporter ATP-binding protein has product MKHAIEVKDLSKSYKGIRAVDNLSLCVPEGKIYGFLGKNGAGKTTTIRMIMGLIRPDGGEITVFGRNAREDRIWASRNIGGIVETPGFYENLTARDNLEITTQLYGVDKKRIEEVLKIVELTDVGNKKAKNFSLGMKQRLGIANALIHSPKILILDEPTNGLDPAGIKDTRDFLRNLSEKNGITILISSHILSEIQLLADYVGIIDKGRLIEESDVQSIKSADQSCLMVEVDDMREAEIILKNMKMSYKIEAEGFKVFCSKELNHMINKNLVARDIKVFNLSSVSQSLEERFLSITSEIGA; this is encoded by the coding sequence ATGAAGCATGCAATAGAAGTTAAGGATCTTTCTAAAAGCTATAAAGGTATCAGAGCTGTTGATAATTTAAGCCTATGTGTGCCGGAGGGGAAAATATATGGTTTTCTGGGGAAAAACGGTGCAGGAAAAACGACAACCATAAGGATGATTATGGGGCTTATAAGACCTGATGGAGGAGAAATAACCGTTTTTGGCAGAAATGCCAGAGAAGACAGGATATGGGCCTCCAGAAACATCGGCGGCATTGTGGAAACACCGGGTTTTTATGAGAATCTCACAGCCAGAGACAATCTGGAGATAACAACTCAGCTGTACGGGGTTGATAAAAAGCGTATAGAAGAAGTTCTAAAAATCGTTGAACTGACGGATGTGGGCAATAAAAAGGCAAAAAATTTCTCATTGGGAATGAAGCAAAGGCTTGGTATAGCAAATGCTCTCATACATTCACCCAAAATACTCATACTTGATGAACCAACAAATGGTCTGGATCCGGCTGGAATAAAGGATACCAGAGATTTTTTGCGGAATCTGTCGGAAAAGAATGGAATAACAATATTGATATCCAGCCATATACTAAGTGAAATACAGCTTCTGGCTGATTATGTCGGTATTATCGATAAGGGAAGGCTGATAGAAGAATCCGATGTGCAGTCAATAAAATCTGCGGACCAAAGCTGCCTGATGGTAGAGGTTGATGATATGCGGGAAGCAGAGATAATTCTGAAAAATATGAAGATGAGCTACAAAATAGAGGCTGAGGGTTTCAAAGTATTCTGCAGTAAGGAACTGAATCACATGATTAATAAAAACCTTGTAGCAAGGGATATTAAGGTGTTCAACCTGTCATCAGTATCCCAGAGCTTGGAAGAAAGATTCCTGTCCATTACTTCGGAGATAGGTGCTTAA
- a CDS encoding ABC transporter permease encodes MFSLIRCEFKKFKNTYINSLSMLGMLAPLGLVVLMFLINKENYVKSGAYTWDNFNGYFRVLFAFMVGPIITSFVAVFAVFYEYQQKTMKNVVASPHNRIKIMLSKIIYVYVLILIQYAIVAVINILCGYIMGFEMKPEMMWNKSIEIMMAGLATVLLVPFMMFITLLFKSFIPAMVMTVCGTIGNVITLNWEHSYLSPWSIPADIVMIQSSKDFPMKIEYPLASMGIYLTLFMVLTIVYFHRADQNG; translated from the coding sequence ATGTTTAGTCTTATAAGATGCGAGTTCAAGAAATTCAAAAATACTTATATAAATTCATTATCAATGCTGGGAATGCTGGCACCATTAGGCCTGGTAGTATTGATGTTTCTGATTAACAAGGAAAACTATGTTAAATCCGGAGCGTATACCTGGGATAATTTCAATGGATACTTCAGAGTGCTGTTTGCTTTCATGGTAGGGCCGATAATAACATCTTTTGTAGCAGTGTTTGCGGTGTTTTATGAATATCAGCAGAAAACAATGAAAAATGTTGTTGCTTCACCGCATAACCGTATAAAGATAATGCTTTCGAAAATTATATACGTATATGTTCTTATATTGATACAATATGCAATAGTTGCCGTTATTAATATCCTTTGCGGATATATCATGGGATTTGAAATGAAACCCGAAATGATGTGGAACAAGAGTATAGAAATAATGATGGCAGGATTGGCAACAGTATTGCTTGTTCCGTTTATGATGTTTATAACACTGCTTTTTAAGAGCTTTATACCTGCTATGGTTATGACTGTCTGCGGAACCATAGGTAATGTAATAACCTTGAACTGGGAGCACTCATACCTTTCACCATGGTCTATCCCCGCCGATATTGTGATGATACAGTCTTCGAAGGATTTTCCGATGAAAATCGAATATCCCCTTGCGAGCATGGGTATATACCTGACTCTGTTTATGGTTCTTACGATCGTTTATTTTCACAGAGCGGACCAGAATGGGTAA
- a CDS encoding response regulator transcription factor: MAGEKVLVVDDEQEIRELIAKYLSREGMQIHQAECGLKALDAISQKDFDLVVLDIMMGDMDGFEVLREIRKHKSYLPVLFLSARQEDHDKILGFGLGADDYVTKPFSPAELTARIKAHIRRSRVFRTSVEEEETLVKGELTLDVKSYLLSKNGQHIDLSARELKLLKFLMENPGRVFTKAQIYRNVWDDDFYDDNSVMVYISHLRDKIEDDPKAPLYIQTVRGIGYKFGVQ, encoded by the coding sequence ATGGCGGGAGAAAAAGTTTTGGTAGTGGATGACGAACAGGAAATCCGTGAGCTGATAGCAAAGTACCTTTCCAGAGAAGGTATGCAGATTCACCAGGCGGAGTGTGGACTAAAGGCTTTAGATGCAATATCCCAAAAAGATTTTGATCTTGTTGTTCTGGATATAATGATGGGTGATATGGATGGTTTTGAGGTGCTGAGGGAAATCCGGAAGCATAAGTCTTATCTGCCTGTTTTATTTCTGAGTGCAAGGCAGGAGGACCATGACAAAATACTTGGCTTCGGATTGGGAGCAGACGACTATGTCACTAAACCCTTCAGCCCTGCAGAGCTTACTGCCAGAATAAAGGCTCACATAAGGCGGAGCAGAGTTTTCAGGACTTCTGTTGAAGAAGAGGAAACCCTTGTAAAAGGTGAATTGACTCTTGATGTCAAATCATATTTACTATCAAAAAATGGACAGCATATAGACCTTTCTGCAAGAGAATTGAAACTGCTCAAATTCTTAATGGAAAATCCGGGCAGGGTTTTTACCAAGGCTCAAATATACAGAAATGTATGGGATGATGATTTTTATGATGACAACTCAGTAATGGTATACATAAGTCATCTAAGGGACAAGATCGAAGATGATCCCAAAGCTCCGTTGTATATTCAGACTGTACGGGGGATTGGCTATAAGTTCGGGGTGCAGTAG
- a CDS encoding HAMP domain-containing histidine kinase → MKLRSKIIVVFIISIIISVIVFIFVTAYLLSHGLWSGFTQYDMNKAVREVEKEIISADSIDKSKVSPIFKQKEKKYEGMIFELLSKDMEIIYSTNGIERKFTTGRLLEALSYHGSWDQKEWLAAREVTLMGGQKGVILVLVPQDEFMTMILAVNGVRGAGVMGIIFLVGLGITLVVSSVFAVLFTIRISRRFSQLYNGINSFELGNLDVSIPDNSRDELGKLARNFNNMSGKLKKQFDQDKAFQEERRKLVSNISHDLRTPLTSIIGYSESLENGVYENEEERNKYIGIIRRRALYMEKLLGELLEFSRMESGNFELDRSKNDLAELCRELLIEYMPILQDKDIELNADIPDYPVPAEFDRDRISRVLRNLMDNAVKYGCEGRYISLSVRDTEKTVQVEIEDRGNGIEREHVERIFDRFYRADKSRNTRDGGMGLGLAIADEIVRRHEGRIEVKSEIGQGTKFTVFLPK, encoded by the coding sequence ATGAAGCTGAGGTCAAAAATCATTGTTGTATTTATAATTTCCATTATCATATCTGTAATTGTCTTCATATTTGTTACTGCATACTTGCTAAGTCATGGCTTGTGGAGCGGTTTTACCCAATATGATATGAATAAGGCCGTCAGAGAGGTAGAAAAAGAGATCATTTCTGCAGACTCTATAGACAAGTCAAAGGTTAGTCCGATATTCAAACAAAAAGAAAAGAAGTATGAGGGAATGATATTTGAGCTTCTTTCCAAGGATATGGAAATAATATATTCTACCAATGGAATAGAGCGGAAGTTTACGACGGGAAGATTATTGGAAGCATTGTCCTATCATGGCTCCTGGGATCAAAAGGAATGGTTGGCTGCCAGGGAAGTGACGCTTATGGGAGGGCAAAAAGGGGTTATACTTGTTTTAGTGCCACAGGATGAGTTTATGACCATGATTCTGGCAGTAAACGGAGTAAGGGGTGCAGGCGTGATGGGAATTATATTCCTGGTGGGTCTGGGTATTACTCTGGTTGTATCAAGTGTTTTTGCAGTACTTTTTACTATACGGATTTCCAGAAGGTTTTCGCAGCTTTATAACGGTATTAACAGCTTTGAGTTGGGAAATCTGGACGTATCTATCCCTGATAACTCAAGGGATGAACTGGGGAAGCTTGCAAGGAATTTTAACAATATGTCCGGGAAACTGAAAAAACAATTTGATCAGGATAAAGCCTTTCAGGAGGAAAGAAGGAAGCTTGTCTCAAACATATCCCATGACCTCAGAACCCCTCTGACATCCATAATAGGTTATTCGGAGTCTCTGGAAAACGGTGTTTATGAGAATGAGGAGGAGCGCAATAAATATATAGGAATCATTCGTAGAAGGGCTTTATACATGGAAAAGCTTTTGGGAGAACTTTTAGAGTTCTCCAGAATGGAGTCGGGTAACTTTGAGCTTGACAGAAGTAAAAATGATCTGGCGGAGCTTTGCCGGGAGCTGCTGATAGAGTATATGCCCATACTGCAGGATAAAGATATAGAGCTTAATGCGGATATTCCCGATTATCCCGTACCGGCGGAATTTGACCGGGATAGGATTTCCAGGGTTTTGAGGAATCTAATGGACAATGCTGTAAAATACGGTTGTGAGGGCAGATATATAAGCTTATCGGTAAGAGATACTGAAAAGACTGTACAAGTTGAGATTGAAGACAGAGGAAACGGAATCGAAAGAGAGCATGTAGAAAGGATATTTGACCGTTTTTACAGGGCGGATAAAAGCCGGAATACCAGGGATGGAGGAATGGGTCTGGGACTTGCTATCGCTGATGAGATAGTCAGAAGGCACGAGGGCAGGATAGAGGTTAAAAGCGAAATCGGACAAGGGACAAAGTTTACTGTATTTTTACCTAAATGA
- a CDS encoding RNA polymerase sigma factor, producing MEEINIIRKCQLGDMEAFNELYRLYIGRAMRTAYYISGNKTTAEDIVQEAFTEAYMKLKSLRTPETFYRWFYIILVRTGWRMVNKSKKILPVENIFEDTDIPTFQESVEETVEVRERNLIIRNALGSLSVPVRTAVVLYYYNDMTIKDISKIMGCFQGTVKSRLFQARLQIKKSLTKQTHEELFDFAHSGKECMNND from the coding sequence GTGGAGGAAATAAACATAATACGCAAATGCCAGCTGGGAGATATGGAAGCTTTTAATGAACTGTACAGATTATATATTGGTCGCGCAATGAGGACAGCATACTATATTTCAGGCAATAAAACCACTGCTGAGGATATAGTGCAGGAAGCTTTTACTGAAGCATATATGAAGCTGAAATCGCTACGTACTCCAGAAACCTTTTACAGGTGGTTTTACATCATATTGGTGCGCACAGGCTGGAGGATGGTAAATAAATCTAAAAAAATCTTACCTGTCGAAAATATATTTGAAGATACAGATATACCCACTTTTCAGGAATCCGTAGAAGAAACCGTAGAAGTTAGGGAAAGAAACCTGATTATCAGGAATGCCCTAGGGAGCTTAAGCGTTCCTGTTAGAACTGCGGTTGTCCTTTACTACTACAATGATATGACAATAAAAGACATCTCAAAAATAATGGGCTGCTTTCAGGGAACTGTTAAATCCAGACTCTTCCAGGCAAGGCTGCAGATAAAAAAGAGTTTGACAAAACAAACCCATGAAGAGCTTTTCGATTTTGCACATAGTGGAAAGGAGTGTATGAATAATGATTAA
- a CDS encoding TetR/AcrR family transcriptional regulator yields the protein MDKAERTKKYIIEKASPIFNRRGYHGTSLSDLTEATKLTKGSIYGNFDNKDDLAINCFLFNVDKITDEIKSKIAAIKNPIEKLYVFPNVYRRIYKSILDNGGCPIANTLIEADDTHPLLNNLAIDVIHGLECNIASIIEEGKASGEIIETVKSQKTAQVIITLFEGGIILAKATGKDSFIIGAIEQVESIIGSLER from the coding sequence ATGGATAAAGCGGAGAGAACTAAGAAATACATAATTGAAAAAGCATCGCCTATTTTTAACAGGAGGGGCTACCATGGAACTTCCCTGTCGGATTTAACGGAGGCGACAAAACTCACAAAAGGTAGTATTTACGGCAATTTTGACAATAAAGATGACCTGGCTATAAATTGCTTTTTATTTAATGTTGACAAAATTACTGATGAAATCAAGAGTAAAATTGCAGCAATAAAGAACCCTATTGAAAAGTTATATGTTTTTCCGAATGTATATAGGAGGATTTATAAATCCATTTTGGATAATGGTGGTTGTCCTATTGCAAACACTCTTATTGAGGCTGATGATACTCATCCGCTTCTAAATAATCTTGCAATTGATGTAATTCATGGACTGGAATGCAATATAGCTTCTATTATTGAGGAAGGTAAGGCTTCCGGGGAAATTATTGAAACTGTAAAATCTCAAAAGACTGCCCAAGTTATAATAACCCTATTTGAAGGGGGTATCATTTTGGCAAAGGCTACAGGTAAAGACAGCTTTATAATTGGGGCGATAGAACAGGTTGAGAGTATTATCGGGTCGTTAGAAAGATAG
- a CDS encoding tautomerase family protein, whose protein sequence is MMPIATIKTIRGALSEEQKLELHKKFADLMVEIEGKGNEELRKYVILAIEEEEPINMGIGGSTATLEFVKRLTQF, encoded by the coding sequence ATGATGCCAATCGCGACAATCAAAACAATTAGAGGTGCTCTATCAGAAGAACAGAAACTGGAGCTGCATAAAAAATTCGCTGATTTAATGGTTGAAATTGAAGGAAAAGGGAATGAGGAGTTAAGAAAATACGTTATTTTGGCCATTGAGGAGGAGGAGCCTATTAATATGGGAATCGGGGGTTCTACGGCAACATTGGAGTTTGTAAAAAGACTGACTCAGTTTTAG